The Maniola hyperantus chromosome 21, iAphHyp1.2, whole genome shotgun sequence sequence GCTAGTGACAATTCGagtgtaagtaattttatattaacTTTATTACTAAAGAATATGAAGTTGGAGAGGAGTCACACAGAAATAGCAAAGTTGAGATGTTGCTCTTATAAAAATACATGTAATTATCTCTAAAGTATGTGAcaaatataaaacataatctCATTAAAAAAATGACTGTCAATACTGCTATTGGTCTCGGCCGAGGCGGAGGCGTGCTGCGCAACAGCGGCCGGCGGCGACGCTCGCTTCGCGGCGGCGACTCCTCTCAGACTATCGTGTAGTTAAATGTCGTTCCGCGATCTGTTATCACCTTATATATTTCAATCGAGTAAAACATTCCataactattaagtattctctATTTATTATAAAGGAAATCACACTGATATTTCGAAAGCCAACAAAACAAACATAAGCGTCCACTAATAAGTGTTAGCGAAAAAAACAAGTCGGTGAAACCGGCCGACGGGCGTCACCCCTCGCGCGTCGTCCCCCTATGTACACTCGCGCGCTGACTCCACTACCGCGACGCTAACGTGCCGGCGCGCCCCTCGCCGGCGGCGGTCAGACGGGGCGCGGACGCGCGGGCACGGCCGGCGGgtcgggcggcgcgggcgcctTGCTGCGCGGCGCGGGCTtggcgcgcggcggcggcgcggcgggcggtggcgcgggcgcgggcggtgGCGCgcgtggcggcggcggcggcgcgcggcccAGCGACGCCAGCACCAGGCCACGCAGCAGCGCCGCGCGGCTCTCCGCCTCCGCGCCGTCcgtggcgggcgcggcgctTAGCACGCCGGCCAACAGGAACTGCGAATCCGTGTCGGGCTGCGGCGGGGGCGCAGCGGCGGGCGCGAAGCCGGGCGGTGGCGCCGTGGCGcccgcggcggcggcggggcgGCGCGGCAGGCGCTCTAGCTGTTGGCGCGCCGCACTGGCCTGCTGGCGCTCTAGCTGCAGCTGGATCTGCAGTTGCTGCAGCTGCGATGGCGTGCCAGGCTGCGCACCGCGCCGCACGCCCGACAGCTGCGACAGCAGCTCGGCAATGGGGTCGACTACCGCGTCGCGCGCCGACGGCGACAGCGACGAGATGCCGCCGCTCGTGCTACCACACACATTTTCCGATATCAAAAATCAACCAAAAgttgaatataataaaaattatttacacaTTAAGAAAAAGCAAGGGTCTACACCCAACAGTATCACAGCCTAAAAAGACACTTCCTGAAAGGGTTCtagaaaaattatattagaaaaatgaaatataaaatatactaaatTTTTGAATATCCTATGGTATAGACCTAGATGGAAATAGAAATACAGTAGCTGGCAGGAAATATGAGATAATAAGAGcgttgtctgtcgttgagaccgacaaaacgtcacataggtatgagtgacgagacgacgctctacgaagcccaAATCTCAtcctaaaggttgatgtacaatatttgttGTCGGTTACTGTAAGATGGTTTCGTAGCTTAGCTGTCCCTTCGCCCGCCACTTAGCTACACCGCATATCTCTGTTGGAAAACCAGCCTAAGGGACTTCCGAGAAGGCCAGGCGGCTTGATGACATGCACATAGAATTTTGCTGGAGCTAAGCAAATTACaatgtttgcttgatgcttgagtcaagcatatGCGTGGTAGCCGATGCaaatgcgattttatatttttagtttgaTGATCAGGTACgaaatgagaaaagtgcctCTTGTTGGCTCAAGGTGCTTGACGGGTCCATCAAGTCGAACGTCTCGGAAGCCCCCAAGGCACGCATATGCTGCGCTAGTACCTGAAGTGCATGTTAGTGCGGCGCGCGCGCGTCACCCCGCGGCCCGACGGCGGCATGCGGCGCACGCCTCCGTGCCTAATGCCACTCGGCTCATCGTGCACAGCTGTTAAGGATTATATTGCCCACCTCACAACTAAATACAGCACATTAATTTATCGATACCAATCtaaatagtaaatatataaaaggaaaagatgagcGACTGattgactgcctgactgattaatctatcaacgctcagctcaaactactggacggatcgggctgaaatttggcatgcagatagatattatgacttaggcattcgcacagaaaggattttttgaaaattcaacccctaagagagtgaaatagggatttgaaatttgtgtagtccccaccccgattgccatcccaaACACGTCGAATTTTCGACACAAGAATTTAATGaaattatgtatattaaaaaGGATATCAAAAACGAGATAAGATCCCTGGGTCCAGTTCGGTGTTCCAATGTGAGATGACCAGCAAAGTCATCAGTCACAAAGTTTGGCTCCCCACCGG is a genomic window containing:
- the Kcmf1 gene encoding E3 ubiquitin-protein ligase Kcmf1 isoform X2, whose translation is MNRHEGVSCDSCLKNNFRGRRYKCLICIDYDLCAACYESGATTNQHTPEHPMQCILSRSDFDLYYGGETLALEQPQAYTCPFCNRMGFTDTSLMEHVTAEHADTTLAVVCPVCASMPGGEPNFVTDDFAGHLTLEHRTGPRDLIAVHDEPSGIRHGGVRRMPPSGRGVTRARRTNMHFSTSGGISSLSPSARDAVVDPIAELLSQLSGVRRGAQPGTPSQLQQLQIQLQLERQQASAARQQLERLPRRPAAAAGATAPPPGFAPAAAPPPQPDTDSQFLLAGVLSAAPATDGAEAESRAALLRGLVLASLGRAPPPPPRAPPPAPAPPPAAPPPRAKPAPRSKAPAPPDPPAVPARPRPV
- the Kcmf1 gene encoding E3 ubiquitin-protein ligase Kcmf1 isoform X1, with amino-acid sequence MNRHEGVSCDSCLKNNFRGRRYKCLICIDYDLCAACYESGATTNQHTPEHPMQCILSRSDFDLYYGGETLALEQPQAYTCPFCNRMGFTDTSLMEHVTAEHADTTLAVVCPVCASMPGGEPNFVTDDFAGHLTLEHRTGPRDLISFLDEPSGIRHGGVRRMPPSGRGVTRARRTNMHFSTSGGISSLSPSARDAVVDPIAELLSQLSGVRRGAQPGTPSQLQQLQIQLQLERQQASAARQQLERLPRRPAAAAGATAPPPGFAPAAAPPPQPDTDSQFLLAGVLSAAPATDGAEAESRAALLRGLVLASLGRAPPPPPRAPPPAPAPPPAAPPPRAKPAPRSKAPAPPDPPAVPARPRPV